The sequence below is a genomic window from Lentimicrobium saccharophilum.
CCTGAGACCGCTTACCGATGCCACACCCAAGCCTTTGCTGATGGTTGGTGAAAAACCCATCCTGGAGCACAACATCGACCACCTTATCAGTTTTGGAATGACGAGGATCAATATTTCAATTAATTACCTTGGCAAGCAGATCATGGAATATTTTGGCGATGGATCATCGAAAGGAATTGAGATCAATTACCTGGAAGAAAAAAGGCCTCTTGGTACGCTGGGCGCCTTATCCATGATCAATCATCTCGATTTTGGAAGTATTCTGGTAATGAATGCAGATGTGCTTACCAACATTGATCTGGAAGATTTTTTCAGCGAGTTTGAGGTTCAGCAGGCGGAAATGGCTGTTGCTTCAATTCCCTATAAGGTCAACATGCCGTTTGCAGTGCTTGAAACCGAACAAAACAGGGTCCTGTCTTTCCGCGAAAAACCCCAGTACACTTATTACACCAACGCAGGTATTTACCTTATCAGAAATAAGCTGGCCAGACGTATTCCGCTTGAAAGCACCTTTCACGCCACTGATCTGATGGATAACCTACTCGGCAACAACGAAAAAATCATACAGTATCCCATACATGGTTTCTGGATGGACCTGGGAAGAAAAGAGGATCTGGAAAAAGCCAGGGAAGAAATCAAACACATACGATTTTCATGAAAACCTTAATTATCATCCCGGCAAGGGGAGGATCAAAAGGGATTCCCGGGAAGAACATCCGTCCGTTCGCAGGCAAACCACTGATACTTCATACACTGGAGCTGGCCCGTCAATTCGGGGCGGATAAAGATATCTGCATAACAACCGACAGCCCTGAGATCGCAGCATTGGTTGATTCAGCCGGTTATAAAGTACCGTTCTTACGTCCGGAAACACTCGCCACTGATCAGTCAGGCATGTATGAGGTGCTGCTCCACGCGCTGAAACACTATCAGGAATCCGGATCCGATTATGAAAGCATACTCCTCCTTCAGCCAACCTCACCTTTCCGGCTTCCGGAACACATCGAAACTGCTTTTGCGCTGTTCACCCCATCAGCCGACATGGTGGTTTCAGTAAAAGAATCAAAAGCCAACCCTTATTTTGTCCTCTTTGAGGAGAACAGCGAAGGCTATCTGGAGAAATCAAAGCAGGGTAATTTTATCCGTAGGCAGGACTGTCCGCCCGTTTGGGAATACAATGGCGCTATTTATGTAATTAACATTCAGTCACTTCAGCAATCCCCCATGCATGTATTTAAAAAAGTGATCAAATTTGTAATGGATGAATTGCATTCCGTTGATCTGGATACGCCACTTGACTGGGATTATGCGGAGTTTCTCAATGAAAAATATCATCTCCTGCCGCTCTGATGGCTGAAAGAGTGCGCTGAGTGGCAGCCCCGTCGATGGCGAAAGCATACCGGTTAATAAACTCGCGGTACTTTTCCGGATCAGGCTTCATTCTTCCCCGAAGTATTTCATCTGAAATGATCTTTAAGCGCCCGGCATCCTTCACCTGCCAGGCTACCCCTTCGGCATG
It includes:
- a CDS encoding nucleotidyltransferase family protein, which codes for MSLPHIEKHTINEHLPLRQALGKLNEVPDNLTIFILNDQHQLVGTLTDGDVRRGLLKEFSLDDEVRNFMNTGFRSLKQHEFTLNQIKDLREKRIKMVPLVDENNHIIRLADLTKLRSILPCDVLLMAGGRGERLRPLTDATPKPLLMVGEKPILEHNIDHLISFGMTRINISINYLGKQIMEYFGDGSSKGIEINYLEEKRPLGTLGALSMINHLDFGSILVMNADVLTNIDLEDFFSEFEVQQAEMAVASIPYKVNMPFAVLETEQNRVLSFREKPQYTYYTNAGIYLIRNKLARRIPLESTFHATDLMDNLLGNNEKIIQYPIHGFWMDLGRKEDLEKAREEIKHIRFS
- a CDS encoding acylneuraminate cytidylyltransferase family protein; the encoded protein is MKTLIIIPARGGSKGIPGKNIRPFAGKPLILHTLELARQFGADKDICITTDSPEIAALVDSAGYKVPFLRPETLATDQSGMYEVLLHALKHYQESGSDYESILLLQPTSPFRLPEHIETAFALFTPSADMVVSVKESKANPYFVLFEENSEGYLEKSKQGNFIRRQDCPPVWEYNGAIYVINIQSLQQSPMHVFKKVIKFVMDELHSVDLDTPLDWDYAEFLNEKYHLLPL